A part of Lacibacter sp. H407 genomic DNA contains:
- a CDS encoding thioredoxin domain-containing protein: protein MLLFLFVSGCTNLQQKQTQNRLQHASSPYLKEHSDNPVDWYEWGDEALAKAKQENKPLLISIGYASCHWCHVMERETFMDTAVARVMNESFVCIKVDREERPDLDNIYMHACQLLNKGEAGWPLNAFALPDGKPFFAGTYYTKETWLTLLQQISDSYKNKYSKVVLQANSLTYGIIDSDSLLFKNITTADRGNKAGYQAMFQTAIDQIDLVNGGLQGKQKFPTPSVWEFLLQYHYLTGDTTALKTATTTLEKMALGGLYDHIGGGFARYSTDSLWRVPHFEKMLYDNGQLISLYAHAYQLTNDEFYKTVFTETLDFIDRELSSPAGGFYSSLNAETDGDEGAFYAWDYDAFVKTTGKENAASIAAYYHVRPQGNWEKKRNILYTTQRPAAFAVANNINVVDFTTQLNKTRQTLFAERNKRRKPAVDDKILTSWNAIMLKAYLDAFAATGNETYLQKATTNAEFLEKNMLGKDGHLLRSYKDGKASVDAFLDDYAWLASAYLKLYQLTFNKHWLMQAKLITDYSLGHFYDPSSGMFFYTAANAANLVVRKIDIQDHVIPSSNAVMAGVLYSLATFLSDTTYLNKSTRMLTVAASKINEQPAWHAQWCSLSGLMTYGTYEVAVMGSEAQSRNRELQKKYLPDCLFMGSANEENLPLLQDKLQVNKTMIYVCTNATCKLPVESVTKAWNQIKRN from the coding sequence ATGCTTTTGTTCTTGTTTGTATCAGGTTGTACAAACCTGCAACAGAAACAAACACAAAACCGTTTGCAGCATGCGTCAAGTCCATACCTGAAAGAGCATTCAGATAATCCTGTTGACTGGTATGAATGGGGCGATGAAGCACTCGCCAAAGCAAAACAGGAAAACAAACCTTTATTGATCAGCATTGGCTATGCATCCTGCCACTGGTGTCATGTAATGGAACGTGAAACCTTTATGGATACTGCAGTTGCCAGAGTAATGAACGAGTCTTTTGTGTGCATCAAAGTGGATAGAGAAGAACGTCCTGATCTTGATAATATTTACATGCACGCTTGTCAACTGTTGAATAAAGGAGAAGCAGGTTGGCCACTCAATGCATTTGCACTTCCTGACGGCAAACCTTTTTTTGCAGGCACCTATTATACAAAAGAAACCTGGCTTACACTGCTCCAACAAATCAGCGACAGTTATAAAAATAAATACAGCAAGGTTGTGTTGCAGGCAAATTCGCTTACCTATGGTATCATTGACAGCGACAGTCTTCTGTTTAAAAATATTACGACAGCGGATCGAGGAAACAAAGCCGGCTATCAGGCAATGTTTCAAACAGCGATCGATCAAATTGATCTTGTTAACGGAGGTCTGCAAGGAAAACAAAAATTTCCCACTCCGTCCGTTTGGGAATTCTTATTGCAGTACCATTATCTCACAGGTGATACTACTGCATTAAAAACCGCCACGACTACACTTGAAAAAATGGCATTGGGTGGATTGTATGATCATATTGGTGGTGGGTTTGCCCGTTACAGTACCGATAGTTTATGGCGTGTTCCTCATTTTGAAAAAATGTTGTACGACAATGGTCAGTTGATCAGCCTGTATGCACACGCCTATCAATTGACCAACGATGAATTTTATAAAACTGTTTTTACTGAAACACTTGATTTTATTGATCGGGAACTTTCATCGCCTGCTGGAGGTTTTTATAGCTCGTTAAATGCAGAAACAGATGGCGACGAAGGTGCATTCTATGCATGGGACTATGATGCGTTTGTAAAAACAACCGGCAAAGAAAACGCTGCATCCATTGCTGCCTATTATCATGTTCGGCCACAGGGAAATTGGGAAAAGAAACGAAATATTCTTTACACAACTCAACGGCCGGCTGCATTTGCAGTTGCCAACAACATCAATGTGGTTGACTTTACTACGCAGTTGAATAAAACCCGACAAACACTATTTGCAGAACGGAATAAACGAAGGAAACCCGCAGTTGATGATAAAATTCTAACCTCCTGGAATGCCATCATGCTCAAAGCATACCTCGATGCGTTTGCAGCAACGGGCAACGAAACGTATTTGCAAAAAGCAACTACAAATGCGGAGTTCCTCGAAAAAAATATGTTGGGAAAAGACGGGCACTTGTTGCGTAGTTACAAAGATGGTAAAGCTTCGGTTGATGCTTTTCTTGATGACTATGCATGGCTGGCATCTGCCTATTTAAAATTATATCAGCTTACGTTTAACAAACATTGGCTCATGCAGGCAAAGCTGATCACCGATTATTCGTTGGGTCATTTTTACGATCCATCATCGGGCATGTTTTTTTATACAGCTGCAAATGCTGCTAATCTGGTTGTAAGGAAAATAGATATTCAGGATCACGTGATTCCTTCATCCAATGCAGTGATGGCCGGTGTTCTTTATTCGCTTGCTACATTTCTATCTGATACTACCTATTTGAACAAAAGCACACGCATGCTAACTGTTGCTGCCAGTAAAATAAACGAACAACCGGCCTGGCATGCACAATGGTGTTCATTGTCGGGGTTGATGACTTACGGAACTTACGAGGTAGCTGTAATGGGAAGCGAAGCACAAAGCCGGAATCGTGAGTTGCAGAAAAAATATTTACCCGATTGTCTGTTCATGGGTTCAGCAAACGAAGAGAACCTCCCCCTGTTGCAGGATAAATTACAGGTCAATAAAACGATGATCTATGTATGTACCAATGCTACGTGCAAACTTCCGGTGGAGAGTGTAACGAAAGCATGGAATCAAATCAAACGAAATTAA
- a CDS encoding VCBS repeat-containing protein, whose protein sequence is MTRKTVFACTACIIGMFILILSSGCKEKNTTGDTTTSSADPVFNKVTTSQSGINFTNMVEENYHRNYFDTFAYVYNGAGVATADVNNDGLMDIYFTGNEVPNKLYLNQGGMKFKDITSTANVDGGKGWDNGVTFVDINSDGFMDIYVCRGGYKDTDEERTNLLFVNNGDLTFKEEAKKYGLDDKSYSINAAFFDMDNDNDLDMYLTNRPDSFYLGLSRMVSGKRNPPDLCRDKLYRNDNGKFTEIGKQAGIKNNFGYALSVVTADLNNDGWEDIFVSNDYADNDYIYINQKNGTFKDEVKSMTNHLSLFSMGADIADLNNDGFEDILVMEMLPENYKRSKVSMPRMDVQGFWAIVDSGFHKQYMHNVLHLNHGNGFFSDVSQMAGISKTEWSWSTLASDFDNDGYRDIFVANGYRRDLFDGDIQQKQEMYIRANMNKYNSAEEMFSKGFKEYMSIYDPIKVRNYLFKNKGGLKFENVSEAWGFKDSTFSNGAAVADFDNDGDLDLVINNLDGESDLYENVTDKKNNFLRLKMEGPAQNRDGIGAKISLYYEGKLQQFFQQKTVRGYLSSNDPVVHFGVGKTNKIDSAVIVWPDGKSNSLQNLTTNQVVKVNYQQAVQSGNPRYVYDPLFAEVTNQFLSTPFLHTENKLDEYVDQVLLPHEFSRSGPFVATGDVNADGTEDFFIGGAKDQSGSLYLQLNGTFVKQTIAAFDADKKYEDMGTLLFDADGDKDLDLYVVSGGSEFNEGSGMYQDRLYINDGKGNFTKSVLPATISSGSCVVAFDVDGDGDLDLFRGGEVMAHKYPYPPTSYLLINEKGKFVDKTNELAPDLLNIGMVKSAIGADLNGDKKVELILAGEWMPVKVFEYTKGKMKDVSVNYGVDQTAGWWNKLVADDIDGDGDLDLIAGNLGENYKFQASIEKPFEVYAKDFDGNGTNDIFLAKHLSNKMVPIRGRECTSQQCPMITEKFPTYLSFAESDLTGILGDDALKSALHHQAHLFSTVVFVNEKGKFTAKKLPMEAQLSTVNGIIVKDFDGDGIKDILMAGNKFDVEVETTPADASPGVFLKGLGNNEFKSYMPMASGFFVPYNVKDIQLINTGNRSAILVSSNNDRLRVFEKRN, encoded by the coding sequence ATGACAAGAAAAACTGTATTCGCATGCACTGCATGTATCATTGGCATGTTCATACTCATCCTTTCATCAGGATGTAAAGAAAAAAATACTACGGGAGATACCACCACATCTTCTGCCGATCCTGTTTTTAATAAAGTGACTACATCGCAAAGTGGCATCAATTTTACCAACATGGTAGAAGAAAATTACCATCGTAATTATTTCGACACATTTGCGTATGTGTACAATGGTGCCGGCGTAGCCACAGCAGATGTGAACAACGATGGATTGATGGATATTTATTTTACAGGAAATGAAGTGCCTAATAAACTATACCTCAACCAAGGGGGAATGAAGTTTAAAGATATTACCAGCACTGCAAATGTTGATGGTGGCAAGGGTTGGGATAACGGTGTAACGTTTGTTGATATCAACAGCGATGGGTTTATGGACATCTATGTTTGCAGAGGTGGTTATAAGGATACAGATGAAGAACGGACAAACCTGTTATTCGTTAACAATGGCGATCTCACATTTAAAGAAGAAGCAAAAAAATACGGACTGGACGACAAGAGTTATTCGATCAATGCGGCTTTTTTTGATATGGATAATGATAATGATCTGGACATGTATCTAACCAACCGTCCCGATTCATTCTACTTAGGTCTTTCACGAATGGTATCCGGCAAACGAAACCCTCCGGATCTTTGCAGGGATAAATTGTACCGGAATGATAATGGCAAGTTCACTGAGATCGGGAAACAGGCAGGGATCAAAAATAATTTCGGCTATGCATTGTCGGTAGTTACTGCCGATCTCAATAACGATGGTTGGGAAGATATTTTTGTTTCCAACGATTATGCCGATAATGATTACATCTACATCAATCAAAAAAACGGAACGTTTAAAGATGAAGTGAAATCGATGACCAATCATCTTTCGCTTTTTTCCATGGGCGCTGATATCGCCGATCTCAACAACGATGGATTTGAAGATATTCTGGTGATGGAAATGCTTCCGGAAAATTATAAGCGTTCCAAAGTTTCCATGCCACGTATGGATGTGCAGGGATTTTGGGCGATCGTTGACAGCGGTTTTCACAAACAATACATGCACAATGTGCTTCACCTGAATCATGGTAATGGATTTTTCAGTGATGTATCGCAAATGGCAGGTATTTCGAAAACCGAATGGAGCTGGTCTACACTTGCATCTGATTTTGATAACGATGGATACAGGGATATTTTCGTTGCCAATGGATACCGTCGTGATCTGTTCGATGGAGATATTCAGCAAAAGCAGGAAATGTACATCCGTGCAAACATGAACAAGTACAACTCGGCTGAAGAAATGTTTTCAAAAGGATTTAAAGAATACATGAGTATCTATGATCCCATTAAAGTGAGGAATTATCTTTTCAAAAATAAAGGCGGACTGAAATTTGAAAATGTTTCTGAAGCATGGGGCTTCAAAGACAGTACGTTTTCAAACGGAGCTGCTGTTGCTGATTTTGATAATGATGGTGATCTCGATCTTGTGATCAACAATCTTGATGGAGAATCTGATCTGTACGAGAATGTAACTGATAAGAAAAATAATTTCCTGCGCTTGAAGATGGAGGGTCCGGCACAAAACAGAGATGGTATTGGTGCAAAGATCTCTTTGTATTACGAAGGCAAGCTGCAGCAATTCTTTCAACAAAAAACAGTGCGTGGCTATCTTTCGTCCAACGATCCTGTTGTACATTTTGGTGTTGGAAAAACTAACAAGATCGACAGTGCAGTAATTGTATGGCCCGATGGAAAATCAAACAGCTTGCAAAATCTTACCACGAACCAGGTTGTAAAAGTAAACTATCAACAAGCCGTCCAATCAGGTAATCCTCGTTATGTGTACGATCCCTTATTTGCTGAAGTAACCAATCAATTTCTTTCAACTCCATTTCTGCATACTGAAAATAAGCTGGATGAATATGTTGACCAGGTATTACTACCGCATGAATTCAGCCGCAGTGGTCCCTTCGTTGCTACTGGTGATGTAAATGCTGATGGTACAGAAGATTTTTTTATTGGCGGAGCAAAAGATCAATCGGGTAGTTTGTATTTGCAGTTAAATGGAACGTTTGTAAAACAAACTATTGCTGCGTTTGACGCAGATAAGAAATATGAAGACATGGGTACGTTGCTGTTTGATGCAGACGGTGATAAAGATCTGGATCTTTATGTGGTAAGCGGTGGCAGTGAATTTAATGAAGGTTCCGGTATGTATCAGGATCGATTGTACATCAATGATGGCAAAGGAAATTTTACAAAATCGGTTCTGCCTGCCACTATCAGCAGTGGATCATGTGTAGTTGCATTTGATGTTGATGGTGATGGCGATCTTGATTTATTCAGAGGTGGAGAAGTAATGGCACATAAATATCCTTATCCGCCAACAAGCTATTTATTGATCAACGAAAAAGGAAAGTTTGTTGACAAAACAAATGAACTGGCGCCGGACTTGCTCAATATCGGCATGGTTAAATCAGCGATCGGAGCTGATTTAAATGGTGATAAAAAAGTTGAGTTAATATTGGCCGGCGAATGGATGCCTGTTAAAGTATTTGAATACACAAAAGGAAAAATGAAAGATGTTTCCGTCAACTACGGCGTTGATCAAACAGCAGGTTGGTGGAACAAACTGGTAGCAGATGATATTGATGGTGATGGTGATCTTGATTTAATTGCGGGTAACCTTGGAGAAAATTATAAGTTCCAGGCAAGCATTGAAAAACCATTTGAAGTGTATGCAAAAGATTTTGACGGCAATGGTACCAACGATATTTTTCTTGCCAAGCATCTGAGCAATAAAATGGTTCCGATCCGTGGAAGAGAATGTACATCGCAACAATGCCCGATGATCACAGAAAAATTTCCAACTTACTTATCGTTTGCAGAAAGTGATCTCACAGGTATTTTAGGTGATGATGCTTTAAAATCAGCTCTGCATCATCAAGCCCATCTTTTTTCTACAGTCGTATTTGTGAACGAAAAAGGAAAGTTCACCGCAAAGAAGTTGCCGATGGAGGCACAGCTTTCAACAGTTAACGGCATTATTGTAAAAGATTTTGATGGAGATGGCATTAAAGACATTCTCATGGCAGGAAATAAATTTGATGTGGAAGTGGAAACTACTCCTGCTGATGCTTCTCCGGGTGTTTTTCTGAAAGGGTTAGGCAATAACGAATTCAAAAGTTACATGCCAATGGCAAGTGGATTTTTTGTTCCCTATAATGTAAAGGATATTCAGTTGATCAATACAGGAAATCGCTCCGCTATTCTTGTAAGTTCGAACAATGACCGCCTGCGTGTTTTTGAAAAGCGCAACTAA
- a CDS encoding vanadium-dependent haloperoxidase, translating into MKGKSRYIQLFILVVALCSCSGNNKQLTEEPTGTNNRAYQWGKISLEATANDTETFRPRPTVTARMLGLVWTAVFDAWSRYDEKARPLYLQQVERVPEEERTIKNKEIAISYAAYRAMLEYFYSDSTMLRNKMKEFGLDPDNNSTDPTTPEGIGNLAAKTVIEARLNDGSNQTGTMPGSNGKVYSDYTGYIPINSADTLIDIKRWQPKYFADGKGGKFAPACLTPHWGKVKPLLLDSGSQFRCQPPPAIGSAQLEKEVKEVVELQAALSNEQKALVEFMRDGPKSVQQAGHWLIFAQDVSIRDNHSLDQDVKMYFAVEAAAMDGFIACWDTKMEYDFARPYTLVHYYFKDKTIKGWGGPDKGMIEMPGQEWRPYSPETFLCPPFPSYISGHSTISGACAEILRLFTGSDKFGVEVKRKPGEMTEPEHTGAEVTLSFPTFTETANMAGLSRVLGGYHIQCENEEGLKLGRNVAALVWQKYLYHTGEKN; encoded by the coding sequence ATGAAGGGTAAGAGTCGCTATATCCAACTTTTTATTCTTGTTGTTGCTCTCTGTTCTTGCAGCGGCAACAACAAACAACTTACAGAAGAACCAACAGGTACCAATAACAGAGCGTACCAATGGGGGAAAATCTCATTAGAAGCAACTGCCAATGATACCGAAACATTTCGACCACGCCCTACTGTAACAGCACGAATGTTGGGACTTGTGTGGACGGCTGTTTTCGATGCATGGTCGAGGTACGATGAAAAGGCCCGACCCCTATACCTGCAACAGGTTGAGCGGGTACCGGAAGAAGAACGGACAATAAAAAACAAAGAAATTGCCATCAGCTATGCAGCTTACCGTGCTATGCTGGAATATTTTTACAGCGATTCAACAATGCTTCGCAACAAAATGAAAGAATTTGGTTTGGATCCGGATAATAACTCAACAGATCCAACCACACCAGAGGGTATTGGCAATCTTGCTGCCAAAACAGTTATCGAAGCAAGATTGAATGATGGATCCAATCAAACAGGCACAATGCCCGGCTCCAATGGAAAAGTCTATTCAGATTATACCGGTTATATACCCATCAACAGCGCCGATACACTCATCGATATTAAACGTTGGCAGCCAAAATATTTTGCAGACGGTAAAGGCGGAAAATTTGCTCCCGCCTGTTTAACCCCACACTGGGGTAAAGTAAAGCCGTTGTTATTAGACTCCGGCAGCCAGTTTCGTTGTCAACCTCCGCCTGCCATTGGCTCTGCACAATTAGAAAAGGAAGTGAAAGAAGTAGTGGAATTACAAGCTGCACTTTCCAATGAGCAAAAAGCATTGGTGGAATTTATGCGTGACGGACCAAAATCGGTTCAACAAGCAGGGCATTGGCTCATTTTTGCGCAGGATGTTTCTATTCGTGATAACCATTCATTAGATCAGGACGTAAAAATGTATTTTGCTGTTGAAGCTGCTGCTATGGATGGTTTTATTGCATGTTGGGATACAAAAATGGAATATGATTTTGCACGACCTTATACACTGGTGCATTATTATTTTAAAGATAAAACAATCAAAGGTTGGGGTGGTCCTGATAAAGGAATGATTGAAATGCCGGGACAGGAATGGCGACCCTATTCCCCCGAAACATTTTTATGTCCGCCTTTCCCTAGTTACATTTCAGGTCATAGTACTATCAGTGGTGCCTGTGCCGAAATTCTGCGGCTCTTTACCGGGAGCGATAAATTTGGAGTGGAGGTAAAACGTAAACCTGGTGAAATGACTGAGCCAGAACATACAGGAGCTGAAGTAACTTTATCATTTCCCACATTTACTGAAACAGCGAATATGGCTGGTCTATCAAGAGTGTTGGGAGGCTATCATATTCAATGTGAAAATGAAGAAGGCTTGAAGTTAGGACGTAATGTTGCTGCACTGGTGTGGCAGAAATATTTATACCACACAGGCGAAAAAAACTGA
- a CDS encoding RagB/SusD family nutrient uptake outer membrane protein — protein sequence MKHKKIIFSLFLGSLLLAATGCKKLLDEQPRTGFTPSFFSTSDGIQGAIAGIYSSFRGHWGTQIFTQLFNAGTDESLKGAAADVQHWFEYNNAVIKSNTDNYLGFWNGLFININTANGVLEYGAAANIPAAQKTQLLAQAKFLRAFNYFYLVTTFGSVPLKTTFNTSASAADAPSPIADVYAQIIKDLTEAAADLPNTPAAGLGKPATKSTALFLLAKTHLWRGWSTVAQPNDFQQAYTISKSLIDNKATYGLNLLPYFGNIFREGQEYSSEVLMVIDHTKDLKFGQNSAVGAGATNGAENKANFFWRPNYPTINANYPAGGGANVTVRDINNGRPFQRIRPNTRYIMDVAFANRATDARYEGTFQTVWLSNSSEMSVRGSNGAVTPRGQLINGIDTSIWMRDRLVTPAERAAFKGIMFEPNHLPGATVPYTASYYPNVRKFDDSTRGNLNDYSDRPYILFRFSEVYLIAAEAALKGGGTLQDAADMINVLRTRSALKLNQSPAEYAAAVIAQQVTAGQITLDFILDERSRELYAEDTRWWDLARTKKLVDRVKLYNPEGAAGVQPFNMLRPIPQTQINLVSEGPKFPQNPGYE from the coding sequence ACATAAGAAAATAATATTCAGTCTGTTTCTGGGCTCCTTGCTTCTTGCCGCCACCGGTTGTAAGAAATTATTGGACGAACAGCCAAGAACAGGGTTTACGCCCTCATTCTTTTCTACCTCCGATGGTATTCAGGGAGCAATTGCAGGTATTTATTCCAGCTTCCGTGGACATTGGGGTACGCAAATTTTCACCCAGTTATTTAACGCAGGTACTGATGAATCTCTGAAAGGTGCTGCGGCTGATGTACAGCACTGGTTTGAATATAACAATGCGGTCATCAAAAGTAACACCGATAATTACTTAGGTTTTTGGAACGGCTTGTTCATCAATATCAATACAGCCAACGGTGTATTGGAATATGGTGCTGCTGCGAATATCCCGGCTGCACAAAAAACACAGTTGCTGGCACAAGCTAAATTCCTGCGTGCGTTCAATTACTTTTATTTGGTAACAACGTTTGGTTCTGTTCCATTAAAAACAACCTTCAATACGTCTGCCTCTGCTGCTGATGCACCATCTCCAATTGCAGATGTGTATGCACAGATCATCAAAGATCTAACGGAAGCGGCTGCTGATTTACCGAATACACCTGCAGCAGGTTTAGGTAAGCCGGCAACCAAGTCAACCGCTCTGTTCCTTTTGGCTAAAACCCATCTCTGGAGAGGTTGGTCTACAGTAGCGCAGCCAAATGATTTTCAGCAAGCATATACCATTTCAAAATCGTTGATCGATAACAAAGCAACCTACGGTTTAAATCTCTTGCCTTATTTCGGAAATATTTTCAGAGAAGGACAGGAATACAGTTCTGAAGTATTGATGGTGATCGATCATACGAAAGATCTGAAGTTCGGTCAAAACTCAGCAGTAGGTGCCGGTGCTACCAATGGAGCAGAAAACAAAGCCAATTTCTTCTGGCGTCCAAACTATCCCACTATCAATGCAAATTATCCGGCAGGTGGTGGTGCTAATGTTACGGTTCGTGATATCAACAATGGTCGTCCATTCCAACGGATCCGCCCCAACACAAGGTATATTATGGATGTTGCCTTTGCTAACAGAGCAACAGATGCACGTTATGAAGGAACCTTCCAAACAGTTTGGCTTTCTAACAGCTCCGAAATGTCTGTAAGAGGATCCAACGGTGCAGTAACACCAAGAGGTCAGCTGATCAACGGTATTGATACATCGATCTGGATGCGTGATCGCCTGGTTACACCGGCAGAAAGAGCGGCGTTCAAAGGAATTATGTTTGAACCAAATCACTTACCGGGAGCTACAGTTCCTTATACTGCGAGCTACTATCCGAATGTTCGGAAATTTGATGACTCAACAAGAGGAAATCTGAATGACTATTCAGACAGACCATATATCCTCTTCCGTTTCTCTGAAGTGTACCTCATTGCTGCAGAAGCTGCGTTGAAAGGTGGTGGTACTTTACAGGATGCTGCGGATATGATCAATGTGTTACGTACACGTTCCGCATTAAAATTAAATCAGTCTCCCGCAGAATACGCTGCCGCTGTGATCGCACAACAGGTTACCGCCGGTCAGATAACACTTGATTTTATTCTGGATGAACGCAGCAGGGAATTGTATGCAGAAGATACCCGCTGGTGGGATCTTGCCCGTACAAAGAAACTGGTGGATCGTGTAAAATTGTATAATCCTGAAGGTGCTGCCGGTGTTCAGCCATTTAATATGCTTCGGCCAATACCACAAACGCAGATCAACCTTGTGTCGGAAGGACCAAAGTTCCCACAGAATCCGGGATATGAATAA